The Acaryochloris thomasi RCC1774 genome has a window encoding:
- a CDS encoding DUF4113 domain-containing protein: protein MVLGQKPLWFSHFFPHTEVTITSVHLKETFPFLSNFLSDTQHHWDNQQSNRLDSGLWVELDLQGEEIPLGATALFLDTLQLLLINAAGQALRQIYRKGPRYAKAGVMRLDISLVNTMQGHLFQERDSERAIALMKTVDQLNRLYGRRAVFFASEGCTQAWAMKRQRCTPSYTTRWEDLPVVQ from the coding sequence TTGGTTTTAGGGCAGAAACCACTGTGGTTCTCTCACTTTTTCCCTCATACCGAGGTCACTATCACTTCAGTTCATCTGAAAGAGACGTTTCCATTTTTAAGCAATTTTCTCAGTGATACCCAACACCATTGGGACAATCAGCAAAGCAATCGCTTAGATTCAGGACTCTGGGTCGAATTGGATCTTCAGGGAGAGGAAATTCCTCTGGGAGCAACAGCTTTGTTCCTCGACACCCTGCAGCTGCTGCTGATTAATGCGGCAGGGCAAGCACTCAGGCAAATCTACAGAAAAGGGCCACGGTATGCGAAGGCGGGGGTGATGCGACTGGATATCTCCCTGGTCAATACGATGCAGGGGCATCTGTTCCAAGAAAGAGATAGTGAGAGGGCGATCGCGCTTATGAAGACTGTTGATCAGCTCAATCGCTTGTACGGGCGCAGGGCAGTCTTCTTTGCGAGTGAGGGGTGTACTCAAGCTTGGGCGATGAAGCGGCAGCGGTGTACGCCTTCGTATACGACGCGGTGGGAAGATTTGCCGGTAGTGCAGTGA